From Juglans regia cultivar Chandler chromosome 6, Walnut 2.0, whole genome shotgun sequence, the proteins below share one genomic window:
- the LOC109011396 gene encoding protein S-acyltransferase 8-like isoform X1 → MAKRVYEAWKGRNKFILGGRLIFGPDARSLLVTLLLILVPVIIFCVFVARHLPHEVLQHNVGYVILVVAIVFTIYVLVLLFLTSARDPGIIPRNLHPPEEEFRYDSSYDIGGRQTPSLQFPRTKEVTVNGYTVKVKYCDTCMLYRPPRCSHCSICNNCVERFDHHCPWVGQCIGLRNYRYFFMFVSSATLLCIYVFAMSALYIKVLMDDVDGTVWKAMKESPASVILMAYCFISLWFVGGLTGFHLYLIGTNQTTYENFRYRAENRINVFDRGCLNNFQEVFCTKVKPSRNNFRAFVQEEVQRPTPSPAPREGVTAEDLGVDARSKVEDDLDIGEDLLKISQRRNIDEIDEDIRSRGSNGPPNNTLDADSVLGSDHRAPTIRSDARHSSWGRSGSWEIAPEVFANSNVTESRSYVAAKEARQ, encoded by the exons ATGGCAAAGCGCGTGTACGAAGCTTGGAAAGGACGTAAT AAGTTCATCCTTGGTGGGAGGTTGATATTTGGACCTGATGCTAGATCACTGCTTGTTACGTTATTGCTTATTCTTGTACCAGTTATCatattttgtgtgtttgttGCAAGGCATCTTCCGCATGAAGTTTTGCAGCATAATGTGGGATATGTGATTCTTGTGGTAGCGATTGTCTTCACTATCTAC GTCTTGGTACTTCTTTTTCTTACTTCAGCCCGGGACCCGGGTATTATTCCACGTAATTTACATCCACCAGAGGAAGAATTTCGGTATGACTCTTCTTATGACATTGGGGGACGACAAACACCAAGCCTTCAGTTCCCTCGAACAAAAGAAGTAACGGTCAATGGTTATACTGTGAAGGTGAAGTATTGTGATACCTGCATGCTATATAGACCTCCCCGTTGCTCCCATTGCTCCATTTGCAATAACTGTGTGGAGCGTTTTGACCACCATTGCCCTTGGGTTGGCCAATGCATTGGTCTG CGCAACTATCGCTACTTCTTTATGTTTGTTTCTTCAGCAACTCTTCTTTGCATCTACGTGTTTGCCATGTCAGCTTTGTACATCAAGGTTCTGATGGATGATGTTGATGGCACAGTTTGGAAAGCGATGAAAGAATCTCCTGCATCTGTGATACTAATGGCCTATTGTTTCATTTCTCTGTGGTTTGTCGGTGGACTTACTGGCTTCCATTTGTACCTTATTGGCACAAACCAG ACTACCTATGAAAACTTCCGGTACAGAGCAGAAAACAGGATCAATGTCTTTGACCGGGGTTGTTTGAATAACTTTCAAGAGGTATTTTGCACAAAAGTGAAGCCCTCAAGGAACAACTTCCGGGCTTTTGTTCAAGAGGAGGTACAAAGGCCTACCCCTTCACCTGCCCCTCGGGAGGGGGTAACAGCAGAGGATTTAGGTGTGGATGCTCGTTCAAAGGTAGAAGATGATCTAGATATTGGTGAAGACCTATTGAAGATCTCCCAACGTCGCAATATTGATGAAATTGATGAAGACATACGCAGCAGAGGGAGCAATGGACCTCCAAATAATACCTTGGATGCTGATTCAGTTTTGGGTTCGGATCATCGAGCTCCTACCATTCGGTCTGATGCTCGTCACTCGAGTTGGGGAAGAAGTGGGAGCTGGGAAATTGCCCCAGAAGTCTTTGCAAACTCCAATGTCACTGAAAGTAGAAGTTATGTCGCCGCAAAGGAAGCACGTCAGTGA
- the LOC109011396 gene encoding protein S-acyltransferase 8-like isoform X2 — MAKRVYEAWKGRNKFILGGRHLPHEVLQHNVGYVILVVAIVFTIYVLVLLFLTSARDPGIIPRNLHPPEEEFRYDSSYDIGGRQTPSLQFPRTKEVTVNGYTVKVKYCDTCMLYRPPRCSHCSICNNCVERFDHHCPWVGQCIGLRNYRYFFMFVSSATLLCIYVFAMSALYIKVLMDDVDGTVWKAMKESPASVILMAYCFISLWFVGGLTGFHLYLIGTNQTTYENFRYRAENRINVFDRGCLNNFQEVFCTKVKPSRNNFRAFVQEEVQRPTPSPAPREGVTAEDLGVDARSKVEDDLDIGEDLLKISQRRNIDEIDEDIRSRGSNGPPNNTLDADSVLGSDHRAPTIRSDARHSSWGRSGSWEIAPEVFANSNVTESRSYVAAKEARQ; from the exons ATGGCAAAGCGCGTGTACGAAGCTTGGAAAGGACGTAAT AAGTTCATCCTTGGTGGGAG GCATCTTCCGCATGAAGTTTTGCAGCATAATGTGGGATATGTGATTCTTGTGGTAGCGATTGTCTTCACTATCTAC GTCTTGGTACTTCTTTTTCTTACTTCAGCCCGGGACCCGGGTATTATTCCACGTAATTTACATCCACCAGAGGAAGAATTTCGGTATGACTCTTCTTATGACATTGGGGGACGACAAACACCAAGCCTTCAGTTCCCTCGAACAAAAGAAGTAACGGTCAATGGTTATACTGTGAAGGTGAAGTATTGTGATACCTGCATGCTATATAGACCTCCCCGTTGCTCCCATTGCTCCATTTGCAATAACTGTGTGGAGCGTTTTGACCACCATTGCCCTTGGGTTGGCCAATGCATTGGTCTG CGCAACTATCGCTACTTCTTTATGTTTGTTTCTTCAGCAACTCTTCTTTGCATCTACGTGTTTGCCATGTCAGCTTTGTACATCAAGGTTCTGATGGATGATGTTGATGGCACAGTTTGGAAAGCGATGAAAGAATCTCCTGCATCTGTGATACTAATGGCCTATTGTTTCATTTCTCTGTGGTTTGTCGGTGGACTTACTGGCTTCCATTTGTACCTTATTGGCACAAACCAG ACTACCTATGAAAACTTCCGGTACAGAGCAGAAAACAGGATCAATGTCTTTGACCGGGGTTGTTTGAATAACTTTCAAGAGGTATTTTGCACAAAAGTGAAGCCCTCAAGGAACAACTTCCGGGCTTTTGTTCAAGAGGAGGTACAAAGGCCTACCCCTTCACCTGCCCCTCGGGAGGGGGTAACAGCAGAGGATTTAGGTGTGGATGCTCGTTCAAAGGTAGAAGATGATCTAGATATTGGTGAAGACCTATTGAAGATCTCCCAACGTCGCAATATTGATGAAATTGATGAAGACATACGCAGCAGAGGGAGCAATGGACCTCCAAATAATACCTTGGATGCTGATTCAGTTTTGGGTTCGGATCATCGAGCTCCTACCATTCGGTCTGATGCTCGTCACTCGAGTTGGGGAAGAAGTGGGAGCTGGGAAATTGCCCCAGAAGTCTTTGCAAACTCCAATGTCACTGAAAGTAGAAGTTATGTCGCCGCAAAGGAAGCACGTCAGTGA